One Novipirellula caenicola genomic window carries:
- the lpdA gene encoding dihydrolipoyl dehydrogenase, producing the protein MKTVRHELVVLGGGPAGYVAAIRAAQLGIDVACIDENAQFGGTCVRVGCIPSKALLESSHLYEDAKHKFSEHGIKVGGLEFDLDAMMARKKKIVDTLTGGIDMLFKKRGVTPYRGRGKFKDHETIQVDGDEPVLVQADQVLICAGSRPAKLSFIEEDGDRIGNSTTALSFPDVPKRLIVIGGGYIGLEMSAVWNRLGSEVIVLEALDRIMPGIDGEIAQLAHRTFKRQGLDIRTSTFVDSAKRDGDECVVQIKDGEALRADRVLLATGRTPATDNIGLESIGLETDKRGFISVNEEFQTSLEGVYAIGDCIGGAMLAHKAMEEAIVCVERMVGIKSHINYDVIPAIVYTHPEIAMVGQTEEQLKEAGIEYKKGVCPFGANGRARTLGEPEGRVKILADAATDRVLGVHIIGARAGDMIAEAATAMEFGASSEDIARTCHAHPTMSEIVHEAALAVAERAIHTF; encoded by the coding sequence ATGAAAACCGTTCGACATGAATTAGTGGTGCTTGGTGGTGGTCCTGCAGGATACGTCGCCGCAATCCGTGCCGCCCAACTTGGAATCGATGTTGCCTGTATCGACGAGAACGCTCAATTCGGTGGGACGTGTGTGCGGGTCGGATGTATCCCCAGCAAAGCGCTGCTCGAATCGAGCCATCTGTACGAGGATGCCAAACACAAATTCAGCGAACATGGGATCAAAGTCGGCGGACTGGAATTCGACCTCGACGCCATGATGGCTCGCAAGAAAAAGATCGTCGACACGCTGACCGGCGGCATCGACATGCTATTCAAAAAGCGGGGCGTCACTCCCTATCGCGGCCGCGGCAAATTCAAAGACCACGAAACGATTCAAGTCGACGGCGATGAACCGGTTTTGGTGCAAGCCGACCAGGTGCTGATCTGTGCCGGCAGTCGTCCTGCCAAGCTCAGTTTTATCGAAGAGGATGGCGACCGCATCGGCAACAGCACCACCGCACTCTCGTTTCCCGACGTTCCCAAGCGATTGATCGTGATCGGTGGCGGTTACATCGGTTTGGAAATGAGTGCCGTGTGGAATCGGCTAGGCAGCGAAGTGATCGTGCTGGAAGCCTTGGACCGCATCATGCCTGGTATCGACGGCGAGATCGCCCAATTGGCGCATCGCACCTTCAAACGGCAAGGACTCGATATTCGCACCAGCACCTTTGTTGATTCCGCCAAACGCGACGGGGATGAGTGTGTGGTGCAAATCAAAGATGGCGAAGCTCTGCGTGCGGACCGCGTGTTGTTGGCGACCGGACGCACCCCCGCCACCGACAACATCGGACTCGAATCGATCGGATTGGAAACCGACAAGCGAGGCTTCATCAGTGTCAACGAAGAATTCCAAACGTCACTCGAAGGCGTCTATGCGATCGGCGACTGTATTGGTGGCGCGATGTTGGCGCACAAGGCGATGGAAGAAGCGATCGTGTGTGTCGAACGCATGGTTGGCATTAAGAGTCACATTAACTACGACGTGATTCCGGCGATCGTGTATACTCATCCTGAGATCGCGATGGTGGGACAAACCGAAGAGCAGTTGAAGGAAGCTGGCATCGAGTACAAAAAGGGCGTCTGCCCGTTTGGTGCCAACGGACGTGCTCGCACGCTGGGCGAACCCGAAGGCCGCGTCAAGATTCTGGCCGATGCGGCAACCGACCGCGTCCTGGGCGTGCACATCATCGGTGCCCGAGCTGGCGACATGATCGCCGAAGCGGCCACTGCGATGGAGTTCGGAGCGAGCAGCGAAGATATCGCTCGCACCTGCCACGCGCATCCAACGATGTCCGAAATCGTCCACGAAGCCGCATTGGCCGTCGCCGAACGCGCGATTCATACGTTTTAA
- a CDS encoding UPF0104 family protein gives MPKQKLRAIAGPAFACLLFLLAIKLLWREAHEVTWDDFKAGFTGVPTIYLGIAAFLIALNYGLLIAYDLLALRYICRSLPLRRVALVSFMGFTLGNNLGTFMAGAPIRYRFYSRWGLTARQIVVLISICGLTFWSGLWFLGGIVLVSVPIELPASVELPFGTRTLGVILLCLAFGYALVCWLWHKPWPIGELHLRPPALGLMSVQASVAAVDLLISATALYLVLPVDAAVPFAQVLAAYLVAIAISLMTQVPGGLGVLEVILVTLLKGTVGDSVLASVLIFRILYYVLPLIFGMITLVAHEIFSGAVEARQAR, from the coding sequence TTGCCCAAACAAAAACTCCGTGCGATCGCTGGGCCTGCGTTTGCATGCCTGCTGTTTCTGTTGGCGATCAAATTGCTTTGGCGCGAAGCACATGAGGTAACCTGGGACGACTTTAAGGCCGGTTTTACGGGCGTCCCGACAATTTATCTCGGAATCGCAGCCTTTCTGATCGCGCTGAACTACGGTTTGCTGATCGCCTACGATTTGTTGGCGCTGCGTTACATCTGCCGATCGCTGCCGCTACGCCGTGTCGCGTTGGTCTCGTTTATGGGATTCACGCTTGGCAACAATTTGGGCACCTTTATGGCCGGCGCCCCGATTCGTTACCGTTTCTATTCCCGATGGGGGTTAACGGCACGTCAAATCGTGGTTTTGATCTCGATTTGTGGTTTGACGTTCTGGAGCGGGCTGTGGTTTTTGGGTGGGATCGTGCTGGTCTCGGTGCCAATTGAATTGCCCGCCTCGGTCGAATTGCCGTTTGGCACCCGGACGCTCGGCGTCATTTTGCTCTGCCTTGCGTTTGGCTACGCGCTGGTGTGCTGGCTGTGGCACAAACCATGGCCGATTGGCGAGTTGCATTTGCGTCCCCCCGCATTGGGATTGATGTCGGTGCAAGCTTCGGTGGCCGCGGTCGATTTGCTGATCTCCGCCACCGCGTTGTATCTGGTCCTTCCCGTCGACGCGGCAGTGCCATTCGCGCAAGTCCTAGCCGCCTACCTGGTCGCGATCGCCATCTCGCTGATGACCCAGGTCCCCGGCGGGCTCGGCGTGTTGGAAGTGATTTTGGTGACGCTGCTCAAAGGAACAGTGGGCGATTCGGTGCTCGCGTCCGTGCTGATCTTCCGGATTCTGTACTATGTGCTGCCGTTGATCTTCGGGATGATCACGCTGGTGGCTCACGAGATCTTCAGCGGGGCGGTAGAAGCACGGCAAGCCCGCTGA
- a CDS encoding glycoside hydrolase family 2 protein: protein MLGGWFPQTRSLADSPTSSSSTLQETSWRFTTKKPRAHWYEVGFDDSRWAQGVGGFGTRSTPGARVSTQWNTDDIWLRQSVELDAVPAQPAIYMHHDEDAEVYLNGKKVLAVTGYIDHHKVFPLDADAAAVIKKGSNLIAVHCHQTTGGQSIDVHLIDANHLPKLPKPKRNTIPFKSDLITKWGEQVTTENAWTEYPRPALARPRLQNPSWTNLNGHWDYAITGVDQIETPQKWDGEILVPFAIESRLSGVQRLLSDSEALWYHRTFQADVTQGERLKLNFEAVDYRCEVFVNGTSVGKHVGGSNPFSLDITDAAKSGENQLVVRVEDETEGSQIRGKQVIHAHGIWYTQVSGIWQTVWLETVAQRHIDDLKIHSAITDSPDQAKVTVKVDLAGKPVAGEKVRISLADGDQLISSKTFNTDGVFITDVSDAKLWSPDSPHLYDLSVVVLDASGNAIDEVQSYVGIREVGRTVDKDGHHRFTLNGETVFHLGPLDQGWWPDGLLTPPSDEGMLYDIEVLKDSGFNMIRKHIKVEPRRYYYHCDRIGMMVWQDQPSGGKGPPWTRMRANPQDADWSDADHDQYMNEIERMIDDLENHPSIVVWVPFNEAWGQHRTMEVGKWTVKRDPSRLVNIASGGNFWPIGDIADHHAYPHPNFPLADKRFDDYIKVVGEFGGHGYPVQGHLWDANRDNWGYGGLPKTLQEFKDRYIESMRRLEELESNGIAGGVYTQTTDVEGEINGLMTYDRRVLKIPASELSKIHANLVK, encoded by the coding sequence ATGCTCGGCGGATGGTTTCCGCAGACGCGGTCGCTGGCAGATTCGCCTACCAGCAGTAGCAGCACTCTGCAGGAGACGTCGTGGCGGTTCACCACCAAAAAACCACGAGCTCATTGGTACGAGGTCGGGTTTGATGATTCTCGATGGGCGCAAGGCGTCGGCGGATTCGGAACGCGGTCCACGCCCGGGGCGCGAGTTTCCACCCAGTGGAATACCGATGATATCTGGTTGCGACAATCGGTTGAACTCGATGCGGTTCCCGCGCAGCCCGCGATCTATATGCATCACGACGAAGATGCCGAAGTCTATCTCAACGGCAAAAAAGTGCTGGCCGTGACCGGTTACATCGACCACCACAAAGTGTTTCCGTTGGACGCCGATGCGGCGGCGGTCATCAAAAAAGGCAGCAATCTGATTGCGGTGCACTGCCACCAAACCACGGGCGGCCAATCGATCGACGTGCACTTGATTGATGCCAACCATCTCCCCAAACTCCCCAAGCCAAAACGAAATACGATCCCCTTCAAGTCGGACTTGATCACCAAATGGGGCGAGCAGGTGACCACAGAGAACGCATGGACCGAGTATCCTCGTCCTGCGTTGGCGCGACCCCGATTGCAAAACCCAAGTTGGACCAACTTGAACGGCCACTGGGATTACGCAATCACCGGCGTGGATCAAATCGAAACCCCTCAAAAATGGGACGGCGAGATCCTGGTGCCCTTTGCGATCGAATCACGGTTGTCGGGTGTCCAGCGGTTGCTGAGTGATTCCGAAGCGTTGTGGTACCATCGCACGTTCCAAGCCGATGTGACGCAAGGCGAGCGGTTGAAGCTAAATTTCGAAGCGGTCGATTATCGCTGTGAAGTTTTTGTCAATGGAACCTCGGTGGGTAAACACGTTGGCGGCAGCAACCCATTTTCGCTGGACATCACCGATGCGGCAAAGTCGGGCGAAAATCAGCTGGTCGTTCGTGTCGAAGACGAAACCGAAGGATCGCAAATTCGTGGCAAGCAAGTCATCCATGCGCACGGAATTTGGTACACCCAAGTCTCGGGGATTTGGCAAACCGTGTGGCTCGAAACGGTCGCGCAGCGTCACATTGATGATCTGAAAATTCACTCGGCGATTACCGATTCGCCGGACCAAGCCAAGGTGACCGTCAAGGTCGATTTGGCTGGAAAACCGGTTGCCGGTGAAAAGGTTCGGATTAGTCTCGCCGACGGCGACCAACTGATTTCTTCCAAAACGTTTAATACGGACGGTGTTTTCATCACCGACGTCAGTGACGCAAAACTGTGGTCACCCGATTCGCCGCATTTATATGACCTCAGCGTCGTGGTGCTCGATGCATCTGGTAATGCGATCGACGAAGTTCAATCGTATGTCGGCATCCGCGAAGTGGGACGAACGGTGGATAAGGATGGACATCATCGATTCACACTGAATGGTGAGACTGTTTTTCATCTTGGACCACTTGACCAAGGCTGGTGGCCGGATGGGTTGCTGACACCTCCTTCGGACGAAGGCATGTTGTATGACATCGAAGTTCTCAAGGACTCGGGATTCAACATGATCCGTAAACACATCAAAGTGGAACCCCGGCGTTACTATTACCACTGTGACCGCATTGGCATGATGGTTTGGCAGGATCAACCCAGCGGCGGCAAAGGCCCCCCGTGGACGCGAATGCGGGCAAACCCACAAGATGCCGATTGGTCCGATGCCGATCACGATCAGTACATGAACGAGATTGAGCGGATGATTGACGACCTCGAAAATCACCCCAGCATTGTCGTGTGGGTGCCGTTCAACGAAGCGTGGGGGCAACATCGCACGATGGAGGTCGGCAAGTGGACGGTCAAGCGGGATCCGTCACGTTTGGTCAATATCGCCAGCGGCGGTAACTTTTGGCCGATCGGTGACATTGCGGACCATCATGCCTATCCACATCCCAATTTCCCTTTAGCCGACAAACGATTTGACGATTACATCAAGGTGGTTGGCGAGTTTGGCGGACATGGTTATCCCGTCCAGGGACATCTGTGGGATGCCAATCGCGACAATTGGGGCTACGGTGGATTGCCAAAAACGCTGCAGGAATTCAAGGATCGCTATATCGAATCGATGCGACGACTCGAAGAGTTGGAATCCAACGGAATCGCCGGAGGCGTGTACACGCAAACCACTGATGTGGAAGGCGAGATCAATGGGTTGATGACGTACGACCGCCGGGTTTTAAAAATCCCCGCAAGCGAACTGAGCAAGATTCACGCGAATCTGGTGAAGTAA
- a CDS encoding pyrimidine/purine nucleoside phosphorylase, with the protein MKSPARLLIEQQDLSCPPHEFLSLPNQLLESTIPMKVNEYFDGKVKSIGFENSEGRVTSGVMAVGEYEFGTSEKELMKVVSGELKVKLPGSSEFASYKTGSEFRVDANQKFQLKVDEATAYLCFYS; encoded by the coding sequence GTGAAATCGCCCGCCCGCTTGCTCATCGAACAGCAGGATCTATCATGTCCGCCACACGAATTCCTTTCGCTTCCCAATCAACTTTTAGAAAGCACCATCCCCATGAAGGTCAACGAATATTTCGACGGCAAAGTCAAATCGATCGGTTTCGAGAACAGCGAAGGCCGCGTGACGTCCGGCGTGATGGCGGTCGGCGAGTATGAATTTGGCACGAGCGAGAAGGAATTGATGAAGGTCGTCTCAGGCGAACTGAAAGTCAAACTGCCTGGGTCAAGCGAGTTTGCATCGTACAAAACCGGCAGCGAGTTCCGCGTCGATGCCAACCAGAAATTTCAGTTGAAGGTCGACGAAGCCACCGCCTACCTCTGCTTCTACAGCTAG
- a CDS encoding efflux RND transporter permease subunit, with translation MGLTNFSLKNRFAVLAATIALCVLGASVIPGITIDILPDFKKPVVVSFFSYPGLPTLDMEKSVSSRVERALTLAGKIEHQESRTVPGAAVIKVFFQPGADPSSAMNDIVNLEASDMFHLPPGIEWPFTLRSEPANLPVVLAAIAGEGLSESELYTIGYYAVRNKMGGLKGVQIPHPFGGKFRQMMVYVDPAKLMAYHVSAVDVVEAMKKSNLVLAAGTARMGGTDYQVQPRNTLPTTEEIEAIPISVREGRPVFIRDVARVVDDAALQYNIVRVNGKRSVYCPLLREPGENTIAVVDRIYEGIASEIPKMKERGDIPEATEVTLVSDQSSYIRNAMSNLMTQVGLGALLVAIVVFVFLRRIVPTLIIVTTILLAILIGALGFAFTGQTINVMTLGGIALAIGTVVDAGIVVVENVIRHQRMGKSPMKAAREGTDEVSGAILAGTVTTLAVFLPAVFLTGMIKYLFTPLSLAATFTIGASYVLALTVVPAFCATLVRNRMRDRNRDSSGDEDEDKPHGLYGRLLGMAMKVPAVTSLVIVVGVGATFLLLPSIGTELFPAVDAGSFEIRLKTLPGTALDETEKLVARIEESIKQTIPEEQIETLISNIGLPVGKGAGFSTVLSSNSGPDTAYVIVNLKQDGRSTSTDTYINALREKFVDEYPLEQFLFVSGGIVNMALNEGVPTPISVQVSAGTLGQCREAAERIVEAVRPIAGTADVQIAQSLDYPQFDVQVDRTRAKYLGVDQEEVAQTVLTALGSSVGYAPTIWIDPKSGTDFFMGVQYESNDFESLDDVRNIPLSLNTADGPITIPLSNIATVKRVTIPGEIAHYNIARVNDVHVNVSGRDLGSVAADIEATLAEMEFANGVSVTLRGPVEKMRSGMSLLGMGLAVAALLVYLVLMAQFRSFLDPLIIMLAVPLGIGGVLAVLYLTDTYINIQSLMGTLMMIGVVVNNSILLVEFANRRRADGLSPYDAAMSAAQVRLRPILMTSLTLVASMLPLAFQLSPGNEAMIPLARALLGGMIVSTILTLILVPCVYTWVHRKSQLAV, from the coding sequence ATGGGATTGACTAACTTTTCGCTAAAAAACCGGTTTGCTGTTTTAGCGGCCACGATCGCGTTGTGCGTCCTGGGCGCATCGGTGATTCCGGGAATCACGATCGACATTCTGCCGGACTTCAAAAAGCCCGTCGTCGTCAGCTTCTTTTCCTATCCAGGCTTGCCCACCTTGGACATGGAAAAATCGGTCAGCTCGCGTGTCGAGCGTGCATTGACGTTGGCAGGGAAGATCGAACATCAAGAATCACGCACGGTCCCCGGGGCCGCGGTCATCAAGGTTTTCTTCCAGCCCGGTGCCGACCCCAGTTCGGCGATGAACGACATCGTCAACCTCGAAGCGAGTGACATGTTTCACTTGCCGCCAGGTATCGAGTGGCCGTTCACGCTGCGTAGCGAACCGGCAAACCTGCCCGTCGTGTTGGCGGCCATTGCCGGAGAGGGGCTGAGTGAATCGGAACTGTATACGATCGGCTATTACGCCGTTCGCAATAAAATGGGTGGCCTCAAGGGGGTCCAGATTCCGCATCCGTTTGGCGGCAAATTCCGTCAAATGATGGTCTATGTCGATCCTGCAAAACTGATGGCGTATCACGTCAGCGCGGTCGATGTGGTCGAAGCGATGAAAAAGTCGAACTTGGTGTTGGCGGCGGGAACCGCGCGGATGGGCGGCACCGATTATCAGGTGCAACCACGTAACACGTTGCCAACGACCGAAGAAATCGAAGCAATTCCGATTTCGGTTCGCGAGGGGCGTCCCGTCTTCATTCGCGATGTCGCTCGCGTTGTTGACGACGCGGCGCTGCAATACAACATCGTTCGCGTCAACGGAAAACGCAGTGTCTATTGCCCGCTGCTGCGTGAGCCGGGCGAAAACACGATCGCTGTGGTCGACCGTATTTACGAAGGCATCGCGTCGGAAATTCCGAAGATGAAGGAACGCGGCGACATTCCCGAAGCGACCGAAGTCACGCTGGTTTCGGATCAATCGAGCTACATTCGTAACGCAATGTCGAACTTGATGACGCAGGTTGGCTTGGGAGCCCTGTTGGTTGCGATTGTCGTGTTTGTCTTTCTGCGCCGGATCGTGCCCACGCTGATCATTGTCACCACGATTCTGTTAGCGATCTTGATCGGGGCACTTGGGTTCGCCTTTACCGGTCAAACGATCAACGTGATGACGCTCGGCGGGATTGCGTTGGCGATTGGGACCGTGGTCGATGCCGGGATCGTGGTCGTGGAAAACGTGATCCGGCACCAACGCATGGGCAAATCGCCGATGAAGGCGGCGCGCGAAGGGACCGACGAGGTTTCCGGAGCGATTTTGGCTGGTACCGTGACCACGCTCGCCGTATTTTTGCCCGCGGTCTTTTTGACCGGCATGATCAAGTACCTGTTCACGCCACTTTCGCTTGCGGCAACGTTCACGATCGGGGCATCGTACGTGTTGGCATTGACCGTGGTCCCGGCCTTCTGTGCGACGCTGGTTCGCAATCGCATGCGTGACCGAAATCGTGATTCCTCCGGTGACGAGGACGAAGACAAGCCACACGGTTTGTACGGTCGGTTGCTTGGCATGGCAATGAAGGTGCCTGCAGTGACGTCGTTGGTGATCGTTGTGGGGGTCGGAGCCACGTTCCTGTTGTTGCCGTCAATCGGAACCGAGTTGTTCCCGGCGGTGGATGCAGGCTCGTTTGAAATTCGACTCAAAACGTTGCCAGGCACCGCACTGGATGAAACCGAGAAGTTGGTGGCTCGCATCGAAGAATCGATCAAGCAAACCATTCCCGAAGAACAAATTGAAACGCTGATCTCCAATATCGGGTTGCCGGTTGGAAAGGGAGCGGGGTTCTCGACCGTGCTCAGTTCCAATTCGGGCCCCGACACGGCGTACGTCATCGTCAACTTGAAACAGGACGGTCGTTCCACCAGCACGGACACTTACATCAACGCGTTGCGTGAGAAATTTGTGGATGAATACCCGCTGGAACAATTTCTGTTTGTTTCCGGTGGCATTGTGAACATGGCACTGAACGAAGGCGTGCCGACGCCGATCAGCGTTCAAGTTTCGGCGGGAACATTGGGCCAATGCCGCGAGGCCGCCGAGCGGATTGTCGAAGCGGTCCGGCCGATCGCAGGCACCGCTGACGTGCAGATCGCTCAATCGCTTGACTATCCACAATTTGATGTGCAAGTGGACCGCACGCGAGCAAAGTATTTGGGCGTCGATCAAGAGGAAGTCGCTCAGACGGTTCTGACCGCGCTGGGGTCGAGCGTGGGCTATGCACCGACGATTTGGATCGATCCCAAATCGGGCACCGACTTTTTCATGGGCGTGCAATACGAGTCGAATGATTTTGAATCGCTGGACGACGTTCGCAACATTCCGTTGTCACTGAATACCGCGGATGGGCCGATCACGATTCCATTGTCGAACATCGCCACGGTCAAACGTGTCACCATTCCGGGCGAGATCGCTCATTACAATATCGCTCGCGTCAATGACGTGCACGTCAATGTGTCCGGACGCGATCTGGGCTCGGTCGCCGCGGATATCGAAGCGACATTGGCAGAGATGGAATTCGCCAACGGCGTGTCGGTGACGTTGCGAGGCCCGGTGGAAAAGATGCGATCGGGAATGAGTCTGCTGGGGATGGGATTGGCCGTCGCCGCACTGTTGGTCTATCTCGTGTTGATGGCCCAGTTCCGCTCGTTTCTTGATCCGTTGATCATCATGTTGGCGGTTCCACTAGGGATCGGCGGCGTGTTGGCGGTTCTGTATTTGACAGACACCTACATCAACATTCAATCGTTAATGGGCACGTTGATGATGATCGGCGTGGTCGTCAACAACTCGATTCTGTTGGTCGAGTTTGCTAATCGTCGCCGCGCGGATGGATTGTCGCCGTACGACGCCGCGATGTCGGCTGCGCAAGTGCGACTGCGTCCAATTCTGATGACCTCACTGACTCTGGTTGCATCGATGTTGCCATTGGCATTTCAGCTGTCACCGGGCAACGAAGCGATGATCCCCTTAGCTCGGGCCTTGCTGGGCGGCATGATCGTATCGACGATCCTGACCCTGATCTTGGTCCCCTGTGTCTACACATGGGTGCACCGCAAGTCGCAATTGGCCGTATGA
- a CDS encoding efflux RND transporter periplasmic adaptor subunit, giving the protein MNHPFHRCCLAWLGVMGVLVVTAGCSPDSKPGVAKKDETLHVTRVKTVEVAPTEVQRTTLQPASVHAYFRAELRAKISGFVKELKADIGDYVNAGAELATIDVPEMQKQREVIEARIRRLVAEEQRAQAGIDLATAQVRSSEAKLAEAKSQLNSAEASLAASSAEFNRTEDLVQRGSLQNRMLDEVRLKRDSEQARKEAVMSSVQSAEAEVAVAQSQVASAKADREAARAETEITRRQLDELDVLLSYAVIRAPFSGVITDRFVQPGDLVREASEVGSGKPLFVLSQIDKVRIRVPVPETDAPLVNQGDEITLTFPSFTAESPITATVTRRSGSLDPSTRTMMVEAEIDNPDGKLLPGMFGQASIHLSTKAAANMLPARAIRFEESGNAYVYVVDQDETVSIAPITMGMDDGNSIEVLSGVEAGQRVIDAHLSRFTNGQKVSVLTN; this is encoded by the coding sequence ATGAATCACCCTTTCCACCGCTGCTGTTTGGCTTGGCTCGGCGTTATGGGCGTCTTGGTTGTGACCGCGGGCTGTTCGCCTGATTCCAAACCGGGCGTCGCGAAAAAGGACGAAACGCTCCACGTGACCCGAGTCAAGACGGTCGAGGTTGCCCCCACCGAAGTCCAACGCACAACGCTGCAACCCGCATCGGTGCACGCTTACTTTCGAGCCGAGTTGCGGGCCAAAATCTCGGGCTTTGTAAAGGAATTGAAAGCGGACATCGGCGATTACGTCAACGCGGGCGCCGAGCTGGCGACGATCGATGTGCCGGAGATGCAGAAACAACGCGAGGTGATCGAGGCGAGAATCCGGCGGTTGGTCGCAGAGGAACAGCGGGCTCAAGCAGGCATCGATCTGGCCACGGCTCAAGTGCGATCGTCCGAAGCTAAATTGGCCGAAGCCAAGTCACAACTCAATAGTGCCGAAGCTTCGCTGGCGGCGTCGTCAGCGGAGTTCAATCGCACCGAAGATTTGGTCCAGCGTGGATCACTACAAAATCGCATGTTGGATGAAGTGCGACTGAAACGAGATTCGGAACAGGCCCGCAAGGAAGCGGTCATGTCGTCGGTGCAATCCGCCGAAGCCGAAGTCGCGGTGGCGCAGTCGCAAGTGGCATCTGCCAAAGCGGATAGGGAAGCGGCTCGCGCGGAAACCGAAATCACGCGGCGACAACTCGATGAACTCGATGTGTTGTTGTCCTACGCGGTCATCCGAGCTCCCTTTTCCGGCGTGATCACCGACCGCTTTGTCCAGCCTGGCGATCTGGTTCGCGAAGCGAGTGAGGTCGGTAGCGGCAAACCGTTGTTTGTGCTCAGCCAGATCGATAAGGTCCGTATTCGCGTTCCCGTCCCTGAAACCGACGCACCGCTCGTCAATCAAGGCGACGAAATCACATTGACCTTTCCTTCGTTTACGGCGGAATCCCCGATTACGGCGACCGTCACACGACGATCCGGTAGTCTCGACCCAAGCACTCGCACGATGATGGTCGAAGCCGAGATCGACAATCCCGACGGCAAGCTGTTGCCTGGTATGTTCGGCCAAGCCTCGATCCATCTTTCGACTAAAGCGGCCGCCAACATGTTGCCCGCTCGCGCGATTCGTTTTGAAGAGTCGGGCAATGCGTACGTGTACGTGGTGGATCAAGACGAAACGGTTTCGATCGCTCCGATCACGATGGGGATGGACGATGGCAATTCAATCGAGGTGCTGTCGGGGGTCGAAGCAGGCCAACGCGTGATTGATGCCCACCTGAGCCGATTTACAAATGGCCAAAAGGTAAGCGTCCTGACGAACTAG